The following are encoded together in the Falsiruegeria litorea R37 genome:
- a CDS encoding DUF3553 domain-containing protein, with product MTDLNAILAPGMYVRHPDFPDWGVGQVQSNIAGKITVNFRDQGKVVIDGSRIALMPVFDP from the coding sequence ATGACAGATCTGAATGCCATCCTTGCACCTGGCATGTACGTGCGCCACCCCGATTTTCCCGACTGGGGTGTTGGACAGGTGCAGTCCAACATCGCAGGCAAGATCACGGTCAACTTTCGCGATCAGGGAAAGGTGGTGATCGATGGCTCACGCATCGCGCTGATGCCGGTCTTTGATCCGTGA
- a CDS encoding histidine phosphotransferase family protein: MGESNVNLAALIGSRICHDLISPIGAITNGLELLDMAGAVQGPEMDLIADSVGNAGARIRFFRIAFGAAGEQQMGQAEITALLADVNKGNRIQAHWGPIEPVSRSDVRMAFLALQCCETALPFGGDIRISKQDDQWDITGTGSKITTAVDLWEGLTRTDGPAQVSPAQVQFALLPAVAAGMGRRLSYDQTDTQITIRY, translated from the coding sequence ATGGGCGAAAGCAACGTCAACCTGGCCGCATTGATCGGCTCGCGGATCTGTCACGATCTGATCAGCCCCATCGGTGCCATCACCAACGGGCTGGAGCTGTTGGACATGGCCGGCGCGGTGCAGGGCCCCGAAATGGATTTGATCGCCGACAGCGTGGGCAACGCAGGCGCACGCATCCGCTTTTTCCGCATCGCCTTTGGTGCGGCGGGCGAGCAGCAGATGGGCCAGGCCGAGATCACCGCCCTGCTGGCGGACGTGAACAAGGGCAACCGCATCCAGGCTCATTGGGGTCCCATCGAGCCGGTGTCGCGCTCGGATGTGCGGATGGCCTTTTTGGCGCTGCAGTGCTGTGAAACCGCCCTGCCCTTTGGTGGTGACATCCGGATCAGCAAGCAGGACGATCAGTGGGACATCACCGGCACCGGGTCCAAGATCACGACAGCAGTCGATCTTTGGGAAGGTTTGACAAGAACCGATGGCCCTGCCCAGGTCTCGCCCGCGCAGGTGCAGTTTGCGCTATTGCCCGCCGTTGCCGCGGGAATGGGCCGTAGGCTGTCCTACGACCAAACCGACACGCAGATCACGATCCGGTATTGA
- a CDS encoding glutamate-5-semialdehyde dehydrogenase yields the protein MKDLDNIPALMADLGARAKAASRELGFASAEQKTSALMAAADTVWARRAEIIEANAKDLEFGRDKGLSPAMMDRLMLDEARVQGMVDGLRTVAQQNDPVGEVMTEWDMPSGLHIQRVRTPLGVIGVIYESRPNVTADAGALCLKSGNAVILRGGSESFHSSGAIRDCLVEGLKVAGLPEDAIQLVPTRDRAAVSELLTMTDYVDVIVPRGGKGLVGLVQREARVPVFAHLEGIVHIYIDKAADLQKTLDVVMNAKTRRTGICGAAECLLIHQDVVDTLGRDVINAMLAAGVEVHAEGGLQIDETLAATDADWGKEFLDMIIAARPVADIDGAIAHIQTYGSNHTDCIMTEDKEAAQRFFTRLDSAILMHNASTQFADGGEFGMGAEIGIATGKMHARGPVGATQLTSFKYLVTGDGTTRS from the coding sequence ATGAAAGATCTCGACAACATTCCCGCGCTCATGGCTGATCTGGGCGCCCGTGCCAAAGCCGCTTCGCGTGAGTTGGGCTTTGCCAGCGCCGAGCAAAAGACCTCCGCACTCATGGCGGCGGCTGACACCGTTTGGGCGCGCCGGGCCGAGATCATCGAAGCCAACGCCAAAGATCTGGAATTTGGCCGCGATAAGGGGCTGAGCCCGGCGATGATGGACCGTCTCATGCTGGACGAGGCGCGGGTTCAGGGCATGGTTGATGGTTTGCGCACGGTCGCGCAACAAAACGATCCCGTTGGTGAAGTGATGACCGAATGGGACATGCCGAGCGGGCTGCACATCCAACGCGTGCGCACGCCTTTGGGCGTGATCGGGGTGATTTATGAAAGCCGTCCCAACGTGACCGCCGACGCAGGTGCGCTCTGCCTGAAATCAGGCAATGCGGTAATCTTGCGCGGTGGCTCGGAAAGCTTCCATTCCTCTGGTGCGATCCGTGATTGCCTGGTTGAAGGGCTGAAAGTCGCTGGTCTGCCCGAAGATGCGATCCAACTGGTGCCGACCCGGGACCGTGCGGCGGTGTCCGAGCTGCTGACCATGACCGACTATGTCGATGTTATCGTGCCCCGTGGCGGCAAGGGCCTGGTGGGCCTGGTTCAGCGCGAGGCGCGCGTGCCGGTTTTTGCCCATCTCGAAGGCATCGTGCACATCTACATCGACAAGGCCGCTGATTTGCAAAAGACACTGGATGTGGTGATGAACGCCAAGACCCGGCGTACAGGCATCTGTGGTGCGGCGGAATGCCTGCTGATCCATCAGGACGTGGTCGACACCCTGGGCCGCGATGTCATCAACGCGATGCTGGCGGCGGGTGTAGAGGTGCATGCCGAAGGCGGCTTGCAGATCGATGAGACTTTGGCTGCAACCGATGCCGATTGGGGCAAAGAGTTCCTGGACATGATCATCGCTGCACGCCCGGTTGCAGACATCGACGGGGCGATCGCGCATATTCAGACCTATGGCTCGAACCACACCGATTGCATCATGACCGAGGACAAAGAGGCCGCACAGCGGTTCTTTACCCGTCTCGACAGCGCCATCCTGATGCACAACGCGTCGACCCAGTTTGCCGATGGCGGTGAATTCGGAATGGGCGCCGAGATCGGCATCGCCACCGGCAAGATGCATGCGCGGGGGCCGGTGGGGGCAACTCAGTTGACCAGCTTCAAGTATCTGGTCACCGGCGACGGAACCACCCGCAGCTGA
- the proB gene encoding glutamate 5-kinase — MATLTTAQRIVIKIGSALLVDRDTGDLRADWLHSLAADVAWLKSNGTDVILVSSGSIALGRGVLGLPMTALSLEQSQAAAAVGQIRLARAYEEALTPHDIKTAQVLVTLEDSENRRRYLNSRATLETLLSLGVVPIVNENDTVATDEIRYGDNDRLAAQIAVTVGADQLILLSDVDGFYTGNPSDDPDATRYDVIDDITPEIEEMAGDAGSGLSKGGMKTKLMAAKMATAAGCDMAITEGSPLNPLKTLENGANSTWFTATLDPQAARKRWIAAMKPRGEIIVDAGAAGALGNGKSLLPAGVTEVTGDFGRGDPVAIMDTNARKLGQGLSRYTAQEADAIKGRRSSDIEPTLGYPGRAALIHRDDMAL; from the coding sequence TTGGCAACCCTGACGACTGCGCAGCGGATCGTCATCAAGATCGGCTCGGCCCTGCTGGTTGATCGTGACACCGGCGATCTGCGCGCCGATTGGCTGCATTCGCTGGCGGCTGATGTGGCCTGGCTGAAAAGCAACGGAACGGATGTGATCCTGGTATCCTCGGGCTCGATTGCTCTGGGACGGGGTGTTCTGGGCTTGCCGATGACGGCACTGTCGCTGGAACAATCGCAGGCCGCGGCAGCCGTGGGGCAGATCCGTCTCGCCCGCGCCTATGAAGAGGCGCTGACGCCTCACGATATCAAGACGGCGCAGGTTCTGGTGACGCTGGAAGACAGTGAAAACCGCCGCCGCTATCTGAACTCGCGCGCAACGCTGGAAACGCTGCTGTCGCTGGGTGTGGTTCCGATCGTCAACGAGAATGACACTGTGGCCACGGACGAAATCCGCTATGGCGACAACGATCGTTTGGCGGCGCAGATTGCCGTGACGGTGGGGGCAGATCAGCTGATCCTGCTGTCGGACGTGGACGGGTTTTATACTGGCAATCCCAGCGATGACCCCGATGCCACCCGATATGATGTGATCGACGACATCACGCCCGAGATCGAGGAGATGGCGGGCGATGCGGGATCGGGTCTGTCCAAAGGTGGGATGAAGACCAAGCTGATGGCGGCCAAGATGGCCACGGCGGCGGGATGTGATATGGCGATCACCGAAGGGTCGCCCCTGAACCCGTTGAAAACGCTAGAAAATGGCGCAAATTCCACTTGGTTTACCGCTACTTTGGACCCGCAAGCCGCGCGCAAACGCTGGATCGCGGCGATGAAACCGCGTGGTGAGATCATCGTGGATGCAGGTGCCGCTGGCGCGCTTGGCAATGGCAAGAGTCTGCTGCCAGCTGGCGTCACCGAAGTGACCGGTGATTTTGGCCGGGGCGATCCGGTGGCGATCATGGACACCAATGCGCGCAAGCTGGGTCAGGGGCTTAGCCGTTACACCGCGCAGGAAGCGGATGCCATCAAGGGCCGCCGGTCTTCGGATATCGAGCCAACTTTGGGCTACCCGGGGCGTGCTGCGTTGATCCATCGCGACGACATGGCGCTTTGA
- the obgE gene encoding GTPase ObgE, producing the protein MKFLDLAKVYIRSGAGGSGCVSFRREKFMEYGGPDGGDGGKGGSVWAEAVEGLNTLIDFRYQQHFFAKNGQPGKGQQRTGKDGDDIILRVPVGTEILDEDQETVIADLTAVGDRIQLARGGNGGFGNLHFKSATNQAPRRANPGQEAVERTLWLRLKLIADVGLLGLPNAGKSTFLAATSNARPKIADYPFTTLHPNLGVVGVDGVEFVIADIPGLIAGASEGRGIGDRFLGHVERCAVLLHLVDGTSETVAEDYQTIITELEAYGGHLADKPRVTVLNKIDALDEEEQEEARAALEEAVGHKVMTMSGVAKSGVTEVLRALRTQIDEDRLRYKPVEEDEPWQP; encoded by the coding sequence ATGAAATTCCTGGATCTGGCCAAGGTCTATATCCGCTCGGGCGCAGGCGGCAGCGGCTGTGTCAGCTTTCGCCGTGAAAAGTTCATGGAGTATGGTGGACCCGATGGTGGTGATGGCGGCAAGGGTGGTTCGGTCTGGGCCGAGGCGGTCGAGGGGCTGAACACGCTGATCGATTTCCGCTATCAGCAGCATTTCTTTGCCAAGAACGGCCAGCCCGGCAAGGGCCAGCAGCGCACCGGCAAGGATGGTGACGATATCATTCTGCGTGTGCCCGTGGGGACCGAGATCCTGGATGAGGATCAAGAGACGGTGATTGCCGACCTTACAGCCGTTGGTGATCGCATCCAACTGGCGCGTGGGGGCAACGGTGGCTTCGGCAACCTGCACTTCAAAAGCGCGACCAACCAGGCGCCGCGCCGGGCCAACCCGGGTCAAGAAGCCGTGGAACGCACCCTGTGGCTTCGCCTGAAACTGATTGCGGATGTGGGCCTGCTGGGCCTGCCAAATGCGGGCAAGTCGACGTTCCTGGCGGCGACTTCGAACGCGCGGCCCAAGATTGCGGACTATCCTTTTACCACACTGCACCCGAACCTGGGCGTCGTGGGCGTGGACGGTGTCGAGTTTGTCATCGCCGACATTCCGGGTCTCATCGCTGGCGCTTCCGAGGGGCGCGGGATTGGCGATCGCTTCCTTGGTCACGTCGAACGCTGCGCGGTGCTGCTGCACCTGGTTGACGGCACGTCTGAAACCGTGGCCGAAGATTATCAGACGATCATCACCGAGCTTGAAGCATACGGCGGTCATCTGGCGGACAAACCGCGCGTGACTGTGCTCAACAAGATCGATGCTTTGGACGAAGAAGAACAGGAAGAGGCCCGCGCAGCCCTGGAAGAGGCCGTTGGTCACAAGGTCATGACCATGTCCGGCGTCGCGAAATCGGGCGTGACAGAGGTGCTGCGCGCGCTGCGGACCCAGATCGACGAAGATCGCCTGCGCTATAAACCTGTCGAGGAGGACGAGCCTTGGCAACCCTGA
- a CDS encoding glycine zipper family protein: MKYYAFLPVVLAIAACENSGASYTPIVDGPKGATYQTDLAECQALAASKPIVDGDTAGATAVGVVGGAATSAIINDSSDDLGRAAAVGALAAITADAVSKTEARKNIVITCMRGRGHNVIG, from the coding sequence ATGAAGTACTACGCATTCCTGCCCGTTGTTCTGGCCATCGCGGCCTGCGAGAACTCGGGCGCAAGTTACACCCCAATTGTTGATGGCCCAAAGGGCGCGACCTATCAGACGGATCTGGCCGAATGTCAGGCCCTTGCCGCCAGCAAGCCCATCGTTGATGGCGACACAGCCGGGGCGACGGCAGTTGGTGTCGTCGGCGGTGCGGCAACAAGCGCGATCATCAACGACAGCTCAGACGATTTGGGCCGCGCCGCAGCCGTTGGTGCCCTGGCCGCGATCACGGCTGATGCTGTCAGCAAAACCGAAGCCCGCAAAAACATCGTCATCACCTGCATGCGCGGGCGCGGCCACAACGTAATCGGCTGA
- a CDS encoding GNAT family N-acetyltransferase: protein MKLDTIINQPVIETERFDLRPLRKSDMGLIEHYASDERVARMTTSIPHPLPPAATEAFVARAMAEDRDEDVWAMDGTKDDGPELMGLISLQKMDRDQAEVGYWVAPIFWNTGLASMAVEALVVANPLGSANMFASVFQDNPASARVLTHCGFQYLGDAESFSVARDAAVPTWTYSRKL, encoded by the coding sequence ATGAAACTGGATACAATAATCAACCAGCCGGTCATTGAAACCGAGCGGTTCGACCTGCGCCCCTTGCGCAAGTCGGATATGGGGCTGATTGAGCATTACGCATCCGATGAACGTGTCGCACGCATGACCACGTCCATCCCACACCCGCTGCCGCCGGCCGCGACCGAGGCCTTTGTCGCCCGCGCCATGGCGGAAGACCGGGACGAGGACGTCTGGGCCATGGATGGGACCAAGGATGACGGGCCCGAGCTGATGGGGTTGATCTCGCTTCAGAAGATGGACCGTGATCAGGCCGAAGTCGGCTATTGGGTTGCGCCGATTTTCTGGAACACGGGCCTTGCGTCGATGGCGGTCGAAGCGCTGGTTGTCGCCAACCCACTGGGCAGCGCCAATATGTTCGCCAGCGTGTTTCAGGACAACCCGGCCTCGGCCCGGGTCCTGACCCATTGCGGATTTCAGTATCTGGGTGACGCCGAAAGCTTTTCGGTGGCGCGCGATGCAGCAGTGCCAACCTGGACCTACAGCCGCAAACTGTAA
- a CDS encoding LysE family translocator: MPVATTSFLIFAASQVGTPGPANMALLATGARYGFRSALPFVLGVALGKQLVIWPVGYGLMELADQVPWLFTVLKYASATYICWLAWKVANLRLSVGTGQDKAPGFLAGLIVHPLNPKAWAMIVAGFTGFVSAGTSTFEATLTIALVLLSCQLVLHPIWTFAGDKIAQAVAGRPAEKYLMRTLAALTVLSVLFVLFGGGAHI; this comes from the coding sequence ATGCCCGTCGCTACCACCAGTTTCCTGATCTTTGCCGCCAGCCAGGTCGGCACGCCAGGGCCGGCCAATATGGCCCTGCTGGCGACAGGTGCGCGCTATGGGTTTCGCTCGGCGTTGCCGTTTGTGTTAGGGGTGGCTTTGGGTAAGCAATTGGTGATCTGGCCTGTGGGCTATGGGTTGATGGAGCTGGCCGACCAGGTGCCGTGGCTGTTTACGGTTTTGAAATATGCTTCGGCTACGTACATTTGCTGGTTGGCGTGGAAGGTTGCGAACCTGCGCCTGTCGGTTGGCACGGGGCAGGACAAGGCGCCCGGATTTTTGGCCGGGTTGATCGTGCACCCGCTCAACCCCAAGGCATGGGCGATGATCGTGGCGGGATTTACCGGCTTTGTGTCTGCAGGCACATCCACGTTCGAGGCGACGCTGACAATCGCTCTCGTTTTGTTGAGTTGCCAGTTGGTGTTGCACCCGATCTGGACTTTTGCGGGCGATAAAATTGCTCAGGCGGTTGCAGGACGGCCTGCCGAGAAATATTTGATGAGGACACTGGCGGCCTTGACCGTCTTGTCCGTTCTTTTTGTGTTGTTCGGAGGAGGAGCGCACATATGA
- the rpmA gene encoding 50S ribosomal protein L27: MAHKKAGGSSRNGRDSAGRRLGVKLYGGQAANAGNIIVRQRGTKFWPGEGVGMGKDHTIFATVDGAVKFHKGLKKRTFISVLPVAEAAE; encoded by the coding sequence ATGGCACATAAAAAAGCTGGCGGTTCCTCCCGTAACGGTCGCGACTCTGCTGGTCGTCGTCTTGGCGTAAAACTGTATGGTGGTCAGGCTGCAAACGCGGGCAACATCATCGTGCGCCAGCGCGGCACCAAATTCTGGCCGGGCGAAGGCGTTGGCATGGGCAAAGATCACACCATCTTTGCAACTGTCGACGGCGCCGTGAAGTTCCACAAGGGACTGAAAAAGCGCACCTTCATTTCCGTACTGCCCGTCGCAGAAGCTGCCGAGTAA
- a CDS encoding 50S ribosomal protein L21 codes for MFAVLKTGGKQYKVQAGDTLRVEKLAADAGETVQFNDILMLGGDAPVVGAPFVDGAAVQAEVIDQIKGEKVIHFVKRRRKHSSKRTKGHRQKLTLVRITEILTSGADKSGVKAAPAAAKAEAKAEAPAAAAGSDDLTKLNGVGPAAAAKLVDAGITSFAALAALSDEQIAAIETVKVKPEWVEQAKELAQG; via the coding sequence ATGTTTGCGGTCCTCAAGACTGGCGGCAAGCAGTACAAAGTTCAGGCGGGCGACACGCTCCGCGTTGAAAAATTGGCTGCAGATGCTGGCGAAACAGTTCAATTCAACGACATCCTGATGCTGGGCGGCGACGCTCCGGTTGTGGGTGCCCCGTTCGTGGACGGTGCTGCGGTTCAGGCCGAAGTCATCGACCAGATCAAAGGCGAAAAGGTCATCCATTTCGTCAAGCGCCGTCGTAAGCACAGCTCGAAGCGCACCAAAGGCCACCGTCAGAAGCTGACCCTGGTTCGGATCACCGAGATCCTGACTTCGGGTGCAGACAAGTCTGGCGTCAAGGCTGCTCCGGCCGCTGCCAAGGCAGAAGCCAAAGCAGAGGCACCTGCCGCTGCTGCGGGTTCGGACGACCTGACCAAGCTGAACGGTGTCGGCCCTGCCGCCGCTGCCAAGCTGGTTGACGCAGGGATCACCAGCTTTGCTGCCCTGGCCGCCTTGTCGGACGAGCAGATTGCTGCTATCGAGACGGTCAAAGTGAAACCCGAATGGGTTGAGCAGGCCAAAGAATTGGCTCAAGGCTAA
- a CDS encoding DUF2059 domain-containing protein → MLRRGVLAVAAALAAVAVPVWADSDLDRLTRAMKLDEVAEILREEGLRYGATIDEDMLAGQGGAHFARVISDIYTEERIFGVVREGLEAHLNPEQLQDTVAFFESDLGQRIITLENSARRAFSDTTIEDAAMERFEATPEDDRFLQQLTRYIEINNLIEQNVDGALTADYSFFLGMSEGQGGEQDDQGMLATILEGRDDIRADTTAWLYSFLMLAYSPLSEQEMKDNIAFSRTDAGVALNTALFEGFDDLYNGISYDLGVAVSRALQATDL, encoded by the coding sequence ATGCTGCGGCGAGGGGTCCTGGCTGTCGCCGCTGCGTTGGCTGCGGTTGCGGTGCCGGTTTGGGCCGACAGCGATCTCGACCGACTGACGCGCGCGATGAAGCTGGATGAGGTCGCCGAAATCCTGCGGGAAGAGGGGCTGCGATATGGCGCCACAATCGACGAGGATATGCTGGCGGGCCAAGGCGGGGCGCATTTTGCGCGGGTCATTTCCGACATCTACACCGAAGAGCGGATTTTCGGCGTTGTTCGCGAAGGGCTGGAAGCGCATCTGAACCCAGAGCAGTTGCAGGACACTGTGGCGTTTTTCGAAAGTGACCTGGGGCAGCGCATCATCACGCTGGAAAATTCGGCCCGGCGCGCGTTTTCGGATACCACCATCGAAGATGCCGCTATGGAACGATTTGAGGCCACCCCCGAAGATGACCGGTTCCTCCAGCAGCTGACCCGCTATATCGAAATCAACAACCTGATCGAGCAGAATGTCGACGGCGCATTGACCGCCGACTACAGCTTTTTCCTTGGCATGTCCGAGGGGCAGGGCGGAGAGCAGGACGATCAGGGCATGCTGGCCACCATCCTTGAGGGCCGCGATGACATTCGTGCTGACACGACCGCATGGCTCTACAGTTTCCTGATGCTTGCCTACAGTCCGCTCAGTGAGCAAGAGATGAAAGACAACATCGCCTTTTCCCGCACCGATGCGGGTGTTGCCCTGAATACGGCCCTGTTCGAAGGGTTCGATGACCTTTACAATGGGATTTCTTATGATCTTGGGGTGGCTGTGTCCCGCGCGTTGCAGGCGACTGACCTGTGA
- a CDS encoding DUF2059 domain-containing protein: MSTLAPRAQLRLVSFAVPAFLAFLALASALIPQRADAADRDQIEAFLETTGFDVALNSIALTSSSAPTMLGLEPGDFGADWSRLTKQVFDTEQMHEMAVGILEQTLDSDILDHAVAFYGSDLGQRLVEAENASHMVEDDTLKQDQGRAIVAGLVRIGSPRIEVLNRMNLAISGTETALRALQEIQIRFLLAASAAGVVELRLDADGLRAMMRENEDELRVALQKSALAGAAYTYQAFSDDEVEDYTEALEEPEMQQVYELLNAVQYEIMANRFEVLARQMADLHPGQDI; encoded by the coding sequence ATGAGTACTCTTGCCCCCCGCGCACAGCTGCGCCTCGTTTCTTTCGCTGTTCCGGCGTTCCTTGCGTTTCTTGCCCTTGCGTCGGCGCTGATACCGCAGCGTGCCGACGCTGCAGACCGTGACCAGATCGAAGCATTTCTGGAGACCACCGGGTTCGACGTTGCGTTGAACAGTATTGCGCTCACATCTTCTTCGGCGCCGACAATGTTGGGGTTGGAGCCGGGGGATTTTGGCGCCGATTGGAGCCGCCTGACCAAACAGGTCTTTGACACCGAGCAGATGCATGAGATGGCCGTCGGTATTCTTGAGCAGACGCTGGACAGCGATATTCTGGATCACGCGGTTGCGTTCTATGGCAGCGATCTCGGTCAGCGACTGGTCGAGGCGGAAAACGCCTCGCACATGGTCGAAGACGATACGTTGAAACAGGATCAAGGCCGGGCCATTGTCGCGGGGTTGGTGCGCATAGGATCACCTCGGATCGAGGTCTTGAACCGGATGAATTTGGCGATCTCGGGGACCGAGACCGCCTTGCGCGCCCTGCAAGAAATTCAGATCCGCTTTCTGTTGGCGGCCAGTGCGGCCGGGGTGGTGGAGTTGCGTCTGGACGCTGATGGTTTGCGGGCAATGATGCGCGAGAACGAGGATGAGCTGCGCGTGGCCTTGCAAAAATCCGCTTTGGCGGGGGCGGCTTATACCTATCAGGCATTCTCGGATGACGAGGTCGAAGATTACACCGAAGCCCTGGAGGAACCCGAGATGCAACAGGTCTATGAACTGCTCAACGCGGTGCAGTACGAGATTATGGCCAACCGGTTCGAAGTGCTGGCGAGACAGATGGCCGACCTGCATCCAGGGCAGGATATCTGA